A genomic region of Palaemon carinicauda isolate YSFRI2023 chromosome 22, ASM3689809v2, whole genome shotgun sequence contains the following coding sequences:
- the LOC137615926 gene encoding pro-resilin-like, whose product MKITAISFVAALLVSTCHAAPQGYNYDVPLTPAPAAYSFSYAVDAFDLLSNPVQYGHQENRQGPQTTGTYYVQLPDTRVMIVNYYADETGFHPTYSFQGQAVYPQPAAPSQLFNTPLGGQAALATPSQLYNTPAGK is encoded by the exons ATGAAG ATCACCGCCATTTCCTTCGTCGCCGCCCTCCTAGTGAGCACCTGCCATGCCGCCCCTCAAGGATATAACTACGACGTCCCATTGACGCCCGCCCCTGCCGCCTACAGCTTCAGCTATGCCGTCGACGCCTTCGACCTTCTGAGCAACCCCGTCCAATATGGCCATCAGGAGAACCGCCAGGGCCCTCAGACGACAGGAACCTACTACGTCCAGCTGCCCGACACCCGAGTTATGATCGTCAACTACTACGCCGACGAGACAGGATTCCATCCGACCTACAGCTTCCAAGGACAGGCCGTCTACCCTCAGCCTGCTGCCCCTAGCCAGCTGTTCAACACTCCCTTGGGAGGACAAGCAGCTTTAGCTACCCCTTCACAACTCTACAACACCCCAGCAGGAAAATGA
- the LOC137615927 gene encoding pro-resilin-like, with amino-acid sequence MKITSISFVAALVVSTSHAAPQGYNYDVPTAPAPAAYSFSYAVDAFDLLSNPVQYGHQENRQGPQTTGTYYVQLPDTRVMIVNYYADETGFHPTYSFQGQAVYPQPAAPSQLFNTPLGGQAALATPSQLYNTPAGK; translated from the exons ATGAAG ATCACCTCCATTTCCTTCGTCGCCGCCCTCGTGGTGAGTACCAGCCATGCCGCCCCTCAAGGATATAACTACGACGTCCCAACGGCACCAGCCCCTGCCGCCTACAGCTTCAGCTATGCCGTCGACGCCTTCGACCTTCTGAGCAACCCCGTCCAATATGGCCATCAGGAGAACCGCCAGGGCCCTCAGACGACAGGAACCTACTACGTCCAGCTGCCCGACACCCGAGTTATGATCGTCAACTACTACGCCGACGAGACAGGATTCCATCCGACCTACAGCTTCCAAGGACAGGCCGTCTACCCTCAGCCTGCTGCCCCTAGCCAGCTGTTCAACACTCCCTTGGGAGGACAAGCAGCTTTAGCTACCCCTTCACAACTCTACAACACCCCAGCAGGAAAATGA
- the LOC137615928 gene encoding pro-resilin-like — translation MKITAISFVAALLVGTCNGAPQGYNYDVPTTPAPAAYSFSYAVDAFDLLSNPVQYGHQENRQGPQTTGTYYVQLPDTRVMIVNYYADETGFHPTYSFQGQAVYPQPAAPSQLFNTPLGGQSALATPSQLYNTPAGK, via the exons ATGAAG ATCACCGCCATTTCCTTCGTCGCCGCCCTCCTAGTAGGCACCTGCAATGGCGCCCCTCAAGGATATAACTACGACGTCCCAACGACGCCCGCCCCTGCCGCCTACAGCTTCAGCTATGCCGTCGACGCCTTCGACCTTCTGAGCAACCCCGTCCAATACGGCCATCAGGAGAACCGCCAGGGCCCTCAGACGACAGGAACCTACTACGTCCAGCTGCCCGACACCCGAGTGATGATCGTCAACTACTACGCCGACGAGACAGGATTCCATCCAACCTACAGCTTCCAAGGACAGGCCGTCTACCCTCAGCCTGCTGCCCCTAGCCAGCTGTTCAACACTCCCTTGGGAGGACAATCAGCTTTAGCTACCCCTTCACAACTCTACAACACCCCAGCAGGAAAATGA
- the LOC137616118 gene encoding pro-resilin-like, with translation MKITAISFVAAFLVSTCNGAPQGYNYDVPPTPAPAAYSFSYAVDALDLLSNPVQYGHQENRQGPQTTGTYYVLLPDTRVMTVNYYADETGFHPTYSFHGQAVYPQPAAPSQLFNTPLGGQAALAPSQLYNTPAGK, from the exons ATGAAG ATCACCGCCATTTCCTTCGTAGCCGCCTTCCTAGTGAGCACCTGCAATGGCGCCCCTCAAGGATATAACTACGACGTCCCACCGACGCCCGCCCCTGCCGCCTACAGCTTCAGCTATGCCGTCGACGCCCTCGACCTTCTGAGCAACCCCGTCCAATACGGCCATCAGGAGAACCGCCAGGGCCCTCAGACGACAGGAACCTACTACGTCCTGCTGCCTGACACCCGGGTGATGACCGTCAACTACTACGCCGACGAGACAGGATTCCATCCGACCTACAGCTTCCATGGACAGGCTGTCTACCCTCAGCCTGCTGCCCCTAGCCAGCTGTTCAACACTCCCTTGGGAGGACAAGCAGCTTTAGCCCCTTCACAACTCTACAACACCCCAGCAGGAAAATGA
- the LOC137616119 gene encoding pro-resilin-like — protein sequence MKITAISFVAAFLVSTCNGAPQGYNYDVPTTPAPAAYSFSYAVDALDLLSNPVQYGHQENRQGPQTTGTYYVQLPDTRVMIVNYYADETGFHPTYSFQGQAVYPQPAAPSQLFNTPLGGQAALATPSQLYNTPAGK from the exons ATGAAG ATCACCGCCATTTCCTTCGTAGCCGCCTTCCTAGTGAGCACCTGCAATGGCGCCCCTCAAGGATATAACTACGACGTCCCAACGACGCCCGCCCCTGCCGCCTACAGCTTCAGCTATGCCGTCGACGCCCTCGACCTTCTGAGCAACCCCGTCCAATACGGCCATCAGGAGAACCGCCAGGGCCCTCAGACGACAGGAACCTACTACGTCCAGCTGCCCGACACCCGAGTGATGATCGTCAACTACTACGCCGACGAGACAGGATTCCATCCAACCTACAGCTTCCAAGGACAGGCCGTCTACCCTCAGCCTGCTGCCCCTAGCCAGCTGTTCAACACTCCCTTGGGAGGACAAGCAGCTTTAGCTACCCCTTCACAACTCTACAACACCCCAGCAGGAAAATGA